In Terriglobales bacterium, one DNA window encodes the following:
- a CDS encoding tyrosine-type recombinase/integrase, with amino-acid sequence MVKKSYQKGWIRPKGKKWYGYYEVKKLNPETGREEWKTAAPIALGFRSQMTKFQARDALATEIAKRMGVSPKPQTDMKVITFGWFVRNRWLPLKEANWKEETARDKKCIIQKDLLDKFESIPLEHFDKFTLQVHLNDLAKTRSRDRVLQIRAYVRDIFAEAVDQDFLPKDPARKVEVPKQLADTDTTVLSWDQLRSVLAELSLKDRLILELDMTDALRPSELFGLRWRDFNYDECLLELHETVYRGKLRNWGKTKKALRPVHIPKELADDLWLWRQKSKHPKAEDFIFSNRLRKGGFIDPQSYRKKMRKLGEDLGLPKLTFQVIRRTIATLGQKKGTPKDIQGVLRHSRLSTTTDVYMQEIPESVKATVAAINQELRLKPQAAKAS; translated from the coding sequence ATGGTGAAGAAGTCGTATCAGAAGGGCTGGATTCGGCCCAAGGGTAAGAAGTGGTACGGGTATTACGAGGTCAAGAAACTCAACCCTGAAACGGGACGAGAAGAGTGGAAGACGGCGGCACCGATTGCGCTGGGCTTTCGCTCCCAAATGACTAAGTTTCAGGCTCGTGATGCTCTGGCGACAGAAATTGCAAAGCGGATGGGAGTTAGTCCTAAGCCGCAAACCGATATGAAGGTAATCACCTTCGGTTGGTTCGTTCGCAATCGCTGGTTGCCACTGAAGGAAGCAAACTGGAAGGAAGAAACAGCACGGGATAAGAAGTGCATAATTCAGAAAGATCTGCTCGATAAATTCGAAAGCATTCCTCTGGAGCACTTCGATAAATTCACGTTGCAGGTTCACTTGAACGACTTGGCAAAAACTCGTTCGCGAGACCGCGTGCTGCAGATACGCGCATACGTGCGCGACATTTTTGCCGAAGCAGTCGATCAGGACTTCCTTCCCAAAGACCCGGCGAGGAAAGTGGAGGTGCCCAAACAGCTGGCGGACACCGACACCACAGTTCTCAGCTGGGATCAATTGCGAAGCGTGCTGGCGGAGTTGAGCTTGAAAGACCGGCTCATTCTCGAACTGGACATGACCGACGCGCTGCGTCCTAGTGAACTGTTCGGGTTGCGCTGGCGCGATTTCAACTATGACGAGTGCCTGCTGGAACTGCACGAGACGGTGTACCGGGGAAAGCTCCGCAACTGGGGTAAAACCAAGAAGGCGCTGCGCCCCGTGCACATTCCGAAAGAACTGGCAGACGATCTCTGGCTGTGGCGGCAGAAGTCGAAGCACCCGAAGGCCGAGGACTTCATCTTCTCAAACCGGTTACGAAAAGGCGGATTCATCGATCCGCAGAGTTACCGGAAGAAGATGCGGAAATTGGGCGAGGACTTGGGACTGCCGAAGCTGACCTTTCAGGTGATCCGGCGCACGATTGCTACGCTCGGACAAAAGAAAGGGACACCCAAGGACATCCAGGGCGTATTGCGGCACTCGCGGCTATCGACCACCACCGATGTTTACATGCAGGAGATTCCCGAGAGCGTGAAAGCGACGGTGGCGGCCATCAACCAAGAACTGAGGCTGAAGCCGCAGGCGGCAAAAGCTTCTTAG
- a CDS encoding tyrosine-type recombinase/integrase, producing the protein MNLKLATLEYVALKQSMGMRFETEATILRAFVKRMGDAVAMATVTSKDVLQYLNGRKADPVTLFWHRKHDALKGFWEFAIRRGYTDRSPVPVRRAKEPVPFVPYIYTREELKRLLDGVTSYQKKWLKLESVTLRVMLLLIYGAGLRTSEALHLTCADVDLPGATLTIRESKFYKTRRIALNVQLCGVLAEYDRNRRQMEHDRSDAAPFFCYKNGASVARFVLEDAFLRLRDHAGVNRSNARYQPRLHDLRHTFAVHRLTAWYRTGSDVQNLLPALSTHLGHVNLKGTQRYLTMTPELLAEASLRFAGYAQEVLHG; encoded by the coding sequence ATGAATCTGAAGCTTGCCACACTGGAATATGTTGCACTGAAGCAGTCCATGGGAATGAGGTTCGAGACAGAAGCCACGATACTTCGTGCGTTCGTAAAGCGGATGGGAGATGCGGTTGCCATGGCGACGGTGACATCCAAGGATGTTCTCCAATATCTGAATGGCCGCAAGGCCGACCCGGTGACCTTGTTCTGGCATCGCAAACACGATGCACTCAAAGGCTTCTGGGAGTTCGCTATCCGTCGCGGCTATACGGACCGTTCTCCTGTCCCGGTGCGTCGCGCCAAAGAGCCGGTTCCCTTCGTTCCGTATATCTACACACGGGAAGAGCTGAAGCGACTACTCGACGGAGTTACCAGCTACCAGAAGAAGTGGTTGAAGCTGGAATCCGTCACTCTGCGAGTCATGCTTCTGCTGATCTATGGCGCGGGCCTCCGCACCAGTGAAGCCCTGCATCTGACATGTGCAGATGTTGATCTGCCTGGCGCAACACTCACCATCCGGGAGAGCAAGTTCTATAAAACCCGACGCATCGCTCTCAACGTTCAACTCTGCGGCGTGCTTGCCGAATACGACCGCAATCGCCGGCAGATGGAACATGATCGATCCGATGCGGCGCCGTTTTTCTGCTATAAGAACGGCGCTTCCGTGGCGCGCTTCGTTCTGGAAGATGCGTTCCTCCGGCTGCGCGATCATGCGGGTGTGAATCGCAGCAATGCTCGTTATCAACCGCGACTGCACGATCTCCGTCACACCTTCGCTGTGCATCGGCTCACGGCGTGGTATCGAACAGGCTCCGACGTACAGAATCTGCTTCCGGCTCTCTCGACTCATCTGGGCCACGTAAATCTGAAAGGCACTCAGCGCTACCTGACAATGACGCCCGAACTTCTTGCAGAGGCATCTCTCCGCTTCGCAGGTTATGCTCAGGAGGTGCTTCATGGATAA
- a CDS encoding sigma-70 family RNA polymerase sigma factor: MRTMAGAATLGELAGALNVRVEESAIVAELKAGSDEAYSWLIAQYQPPVYNLVYRILNDSADAADTTQEVFLKVFRGMKHFNGSSSLKTWIYRIAVHEASNRRRWWFRHKSKESSMENAVEDSSFEPMAAVKDTLVDTSASPFDDCARGELRARVEAALSQVAEPYRTALVLRDIEELSYEEIAEITESTMGTVKSRITRGREALRKKLERYLREAKEVPSPLGHSGREVEVTP, from the coding sequence ATGAGAACCATGGCGGGAGCAGCAACCTTGGGCGAGTTAGCAGGCGCACTCAATGTGCGGGTGGAAGAGTCTGCGATCGTGGCCGAATTAAAGGCCGGATCGGATGAGGCCTATTCCTGGCTAATAGCCCAGTACCAACCTCCGGTATACAACCTGGTCTACCGCATCCTGAATGACTCTGCGGATGCCGCCGACACCACACAAGAAGTATTCCTGAAAGTGTTTCGAGGTATGAAGCACTTCAACGGTTCTTCGAGCCTGAAGACGTGGATCTACCGTATCGCGGTCCATGAGGCGTCGAATCGCCGTCGCTGGTGGTTCCGGCACAAGTCGAAGGAATCTTCGATGGAGAACGCCGTGGAGGATTCGTCGTTTGAACCCATGGCAGCGGTAAAGGACACATTGGTTGATACCAGCGCTTCGCCGTTTGACGACTGTGCCCGAGGTGAATTGCGGGCCAGGGTTGAAGCGGCGCTTTCGCAAGTCGCGGAACCGTATCGAACCGCGCTTGTGCTGCGCGACATAGAAGAGCTGTCGTACGAAGAGATAGCCGAGATCACTGAGTCCACGATGGGAACGGTGAAGTCGCGTATCACGAGAGGCAGAGAGGCCCTGCGGAAGAAACTGGAGAGGTATTTGAGAGAAGCGAAAGAGGTTCCCTCACCTCTAGGTCATTCGGGCCGGGAAGTCGAGGTTACGCCATGA
- a CDS encoding tyrosine-type recombinase/integrase translates to MNRRTAQWNPSKQRRLCVELKGFWSEDVWDMRCCPVEGLSPNSNQRHLRFECKSPTINGELKYVFRKKFVERQWTSTQELSKIHLLMKWLNSLKHLPVSLMERDLEWWRRSYTAYLKRCGMYRMGTTSRMDGDQQPRITPRDSAYISTLRQAVVLLGDAYDERSEQEKDIWDLRRLSMLHNPTLSPGPLNFLLIKQPWLRAAAKSFLAYCLPIYAEGTCRTRLQALVCFSEFLAIEKPRATARSITRPLLLRYLSYLPNRVCTGTRKNHIINLRTFLEMAHRERWLPVGPERLIHDEEVPQPAKPQPRYIPSTVLDQLNQHLHELRPAWMRMVLILQECGMRINELLQLPLDCLSQDARGVFYLRYLQGKVRRENAIPVSQEITRVVQEQQEAVRERGKPSALLFPSERGRPIRQASFTQAINHLAYTHQIKDAMGKLFRFQSHQFRHTVGTRMINLGVPHHIIQRYLGHKGPEMTSRYAHIHDSTMREKLSEYLAGTLVDVSGKKVVEDTANDTAELQWFTRNVLAQALTNGYCAIPTVAGPCPHPNACLNCAHFRTDITFLDVHRSELRETERVIAKADANGWVRQSEMNQRKRTNLVNIIASLEAVHA, encoded by the coding sequence ATGAACCGCCGGACTGCACAATGGAACCCCAGCAAGCAACGTCGTCTTTGTGTAGAGCTAAAGGGCTTCTGGTCCGAGGATGTGTGGGATATGCGATGTTGCCCAGTGGAAGGACTATCCCCAAACTCAAATCAACGCCACTTACGCTTCGAATGCAAATCACCCACGATCAATGGCGAGCTGAAATATGTGTTCCGGAAGAAGTTCGTTGAGCGCCAGTGGACGAGTACACAGGAGCTTAGCAAAATCCATCTACTGATGAAGTGGCTGAATAGTCTGAAGCATCTTCCTGTATCGCTCATGGAACGTGATCTTGAGTGGTGGAGGCGATCCTATACGGCCTATCTGAAACGGTGCGGGATGTATCGGATGGGAACCACGAGCCGCATGGACGGCGATCAGCAACCACGCATTACACCGCGCGACAGCGCCTACATCAGCACACTGCGGCAGGCCGTTGTTCTGTTGGGCGACGCATACGATGAGCGTTCCGAACAGGAGAAGGACATCTGGGATCTGCGTCGTTTGTCGATGCTGCACAATCCCACGCTGTCGCCGGGACCGCTCAACTTCCTCCTGATCAAACAGCCTTGGCTCCGTGCCGCGGCGAAATCCTTCCTGGCATACTGCCTTCCGATTTACGCCGAGGGAACGTGTCGTACACGATTGCAGGCTCTTGTGTGCTTCTCGGAGTTCCTTGCTATCGAGAAGCCTCGTGCTACAGCGCGTTCGATCACGCGCCCGCTGTTGCTGCGCTATCTGAGCTATCTTCCAAATCGGGTATGTACCGGGACCAGGAAGAATCACATCATCAATCTGCGAACGTTCCTTGAAATGGCCCATCGGGAAAGATGGCTACCGGTGGGGCCTGAAAGGCTGATCCATGACGAAGAGGTTCCGCAACCAGCGAAGCCTCAGCCTCGCTATATCCCTTCCACGGTACTCGACCAGCTGAATCAGCACCTTCACGAACTGAGGCCGGCGTGGATGCGGATGGTGCTGATTCTGCAGGAATGCGGGATGAGAATCAACGAACTGTTGCAGCTTCCTTTGGACTGTCTGTCGCAAGATGCACGCGGCGTCTTCTATCTCCGCTATCTTCAAGGCAAGGTCCGACGCGAGAATGCAATCCCTGTCTCACAAGAGATTACACGCGTCGTACAGGAGCAGCAGGAAGCGGTGCGTGAGCGCGGTAAACCATCGGCTCTCCTGTTCCCGAGCGAACGTGGGCGTCCAATCCGCCAAGCCAGCTTCACGCAGGCAATCAATCATCTGGCCTATACTCACCAGATTAAAGATGCGATGGGTAAGCTCTTCCGCTTTCAGTCGCACCAGTTCCGCCACACGGTTGGCACGCGGATGATCAATCTCGGCGTGCCACATCACATCATCCAGCGTTACCTGGGACATAAGGGTCCGGAGATGACCAGCCGCTATGCCCACATTCACGACAGCACGATGCGCGAGAAGTTATCGGAATATCTTGCGGGAACACTCGTGGATGTCAGCGGAAAGAAGGTGGTGGAAGACACGGCTAACGATACGGCGGAGTTGCAGTGGTTCACGCGAAATGTGCTTGCACAGGCGCTGACCAACGGCTACTGCGCGATCCCAACAGTAGCTGGCCCGTGTCCTCATCCGAATGCCTGCCTGAACTGTGCGCACTTCCGAACCGATATCACCTTCCTGGACGTTCATCGATCTGAGCTGCGTGAGACAGAACGAGTGATCGCCAAAGCAGACGCTAACGGCTGGGTGAGACAAAGCGAGATGAACCAACGGAAACGCACAAACCTGGTGAACATCATCGCGTCTCTGGAGGCGGTACATGCGTAG
- a CDS encoding tyrosine-type recombinase/integrase, with amino-acid sequence MIRVQRIIVADGHERSWIVLNGDGQAVVEVNEYLLYLHHLGRSPNTVRAYAHHLRLFHEFLIAHQLGWKQVVLNDLAAFIGWLRRPSAVRLRSDSTINVILAAVGSFYEYQDRLGIETEISRSRRFGAKSPYKPFLHHINRRQTLRQSVMRVPTTKRLPKVLAAADVQRLLEACMHLRDRLLLCLLYESGMRIGQALGLRHADIRSFDGEIEIVPRSNLNGARTKSRNPYVVHVSKDAMTLYADYLVHECREVAHDYVFVNWWGGHVGTPMSYGTVIDLFRTLGTRTGLRVTPHMFRHTHATELLRSGWDAAYVQKRLGHAHIQTTTSIYAHLSGEDMGEAYARYLRERERAR; translated from the coding sequence GTGATCAGAGTGCAACGAATCATCGTGGCGGATGGCCACGAGCGCAGCTGGATCGTCCTGAATGGGGATGGACAGGCGGTCGTCGAAGTCAACGAGTACCTGTTGTATCTCCACCATCTGGGGCGATCTCCAAACACGGTCAGAGCATATGCCCATCATCTTCGCCTGTTCCATGAGTTTCTGATCGCTCATCAGCTTGGCTGGAAGCAGGTCGTGCTGAATGATCTTGCAGCGTTCATAGGCTGGCTTCGCCGGCCATCTGCCGTCAGACTGCGCTCTGACTCAACGATCAATGTCATCCTGGCAGCAGTGGGATCGTTCTATGAGTATCAAGATCGGCTGGGCATAGAAACGGAGATCAGCCGCTCACGACGATTCGGAGCAAAGAGTCCCTATAAGCCATTCCTGCACCACATCAATCGAAGACAGACTCTTCGGCAATCCGTGATGCGCGTGCCGACGACAAAGCGGTTGCCAAAGGTGCTTGCGGCAGCAGATGTCCAGCGTCTGCTGGAAGCCTGCATGCATCTTCGAGATCGTCTTTTGTTGTGCCTGTTGTATGAAAGCGGAATGCGCATTGGCCAGGCGCTTGGTCTGCGGCATGCAGACATACGGTCGTTCGATGGAGAGATCGAGATCGTGCCGCGCAGCAATCTCAATGGAGCTCGCACAAAATCACGGAATCCATACGTGGTCCATGTCTCCAAGGATGCGATGACGCTCTATGCGGATTACCTGGTTCATGAATGCAGAGAGGTCGCACACGACTATGTGTTCGTGAACTGGTGGGGTGGCCACGTTGGGACGCCGATGAGCTATGGAACCGTGATCGATCTGTTCCGCACTCTGGGGACGAGAACGGGACTGCGCGTCACTCCGCATATGTTCCGTCACACGCATGCGACCGAGTTGCTGCGGTCTGGGTGGGATGCAGCCTACGTGCAGAAACGCCTGGGGCATGCGCATATCCAAACTACGACGAGCATCTACGCGCATCTGTCCGGAGAGGACATGGGAGAAGCGTATGCACGTTACCTGAGGGAACGGGAGCGTGCGCGATGA
- a CDS encoding ArdC family protein, with translation MEFTSNNNSNRTAVSHSASDRKNRKPQSAQQLIRENVQYLIQQLEAGHSEVLTAFLDAMAHFRNYSFGNVLLIARQRPSATHVAGMRTWNELGRRVKRGEKGIAILAPIVGKSRKKREQESDTDQTADPNKPTLLGFRRVFVWDEVQTEGEPIPTLGETTGEVGEYLNRLREFVASRGIELEYNDAIAPALGVSYGGRIALLPGQTKPEEFIALVHETGHELLHSAERRTATTKAVRETEAEAVAFVVAKAIGLNASTSASYIQLYHGNADLLTESLEMVQQTASVILAAIQMEESASEEAPESQITNEEAPQSAA, from the coding sequence ATGGAATTTACAAGCAACAACAACAGCAACCGCACAGCCGTCAGCCATTCGGCTTCCGACAGGAAAAATCGGAAGCCGCAATCCGCACAGCAACTCATCCGCGAAAACGTCCAGTACCTCATTCAGCAGCTTGAGGCAGGACACAGCGAAGTCCTGACGGCGTTCCTCGACGCAATGGCACATTTCCGAAATTATTCCTTTGGTAATGTGCTCTTAATCGCGAGACAACGGCCTTCGGCAACGCATGTGGCCGGGATGCGGACGTGGAACGAGCTTGGACGCCGTGTGAAGCGCGGCGAAAAGGGCATCGCCATTCTTGCCCCGATTGTTGGCAAGAGCCGCAAGAAACGCGAACAAGAGTCAGACACAGACCAAACTGCTGACCCCAACAAGCCCACTTTGCTTGGATTCCGCCGTGTGTTCGTGTGGGATGAAGTCCAGACCGAGGGCGAACCTATTCCGACGCTTGGGGAGACCACAGGCGAAGTTGGCGAATATCTCAATCGCCTGCGGGAGTTCGTTGCTTCCCGTGGCATCGAGTTGGAATACAACGACGCCATCGCACCTGCCCTCGGCGTTTCCTACGGCGGCAGAATCGCGCTGCTGCCCGGACAGACCAAGCCCGAGGAATTCATCGCGTTGGTCCATGAAACGGGACACGAACTTTTGCACTCCGCAGAGCGTCGCACTGCCACCACCAAGGCTGTACGTGAGACCGAAGCCGAAGCCGTTGCCTTTGTTGTTGCCAAAGCCATTGGTCTGAATGCGAGCACCAGCGCCTCGTACATCCAGCTATACCACGGCAATGCTGACTTGCTGACGGAAAGCCTTGAGATGGTGCAGCAGACGGCTTCCGTGATCCTTGCGGCCATTCAGATGGAGGAATCGGCCTCTGAAGAGGCTCCCGAGTCCCAGATTACAAACGAGGAAGCGCCTCAAAGCGCGGCCTAG
- a CDS encoding tyrosine-type recombinase/integrase produces MFKTLYRCAHTSTRHENGPAAKSRLAYLEYLAAGGATLHTLRARAGVLFRAAVHMNLDDISPVKQEAVEEAARAWAHRPYLNTMAKGTYKTEREFRMFTCSWLRHAGRLLEKSGPPTPHQAEIDAYCRYMIEERGLAKATVTTAQWELPKFFRYTADKTLKQMRLADVEGFLAHLGKLGWTRRGINTMAHVIRGFFKYAEVKKWTKPGIGVEIHGPRIYRQEFLPLGPSWPDVQRLLASTETDHPYDIRDRAILLLLAVYGMRIGEVRRIRLCDVDWENRTLTIPLTKQRRARICPVIPALADAIERYVREVRPKCAYQELFLRLHAPHRPFTPGGLYGVVGDRMKRLKIESPRTGPHSLRHACATHLLAQGLTLTEVGGHLGHTSADSTRVYAKVDMPRLREVAELDLGGLL; encoded by the coding sequence ATGTTCAAAACCTTATATCGGTGCGCACACACGTCCACTCGTCACGAGAACGGTCCTGCGGCGAAGTCTCGTTTGGCCTATCTGGAATATCTGGCGGCAGGAGGTGCAACACTGCATACCTTGCGTGCAAGGGCCGGTGTTCTCTTTCGAGCTGCCGTGCACATGAATCTGGACGACATCAGTCCCGTAAAACAAGAGGCAGTCGAGGAAGCGGCACGGGCATGGGCTCATCGCCCGTATCTGAACACGATGGCAAAGGGGACTTACAAGACCGAACGTGAGTTCCGAATGTTCACTTGCAGTTGGCTGCGTCATGCGGGGCGGCTACTGGAGAAGAGCGGGCCGCCGACTCCGCACCAAGCCGAGATCGATGCGTACTGCCGTTACATGATAGAAGAACGTGGGTTGGCGAAAGCAACCGTCACTACAGCTCAGTGGGAACTTCCGAAGTTCTTTCGATACACCGCAGACAAGACTCTCAAGCAAATGCGGCTGGCAGATGTAGAGGGGTTCCTTGCACATCTCGGAAAGCTGGGATGGACGCGGCGTGGAATAAACACCATGGCGCACGTCATACGCGGCTTCTTCAAATATGCCGAGGTGAAGAAGTGGACCAAGCCAGGTATCGGCGTAGAAATCCACGGTCCGCGCATATATCGTCAGGAGTTCTTGCCACTGGGGCCATCCTGGCCCGATGTGCAACGTCTTCTGGCGAGCACTGAGACCGATCATCCATACGACATACGGGATCGTGCGATCCTGTTGCTGCTGGCGGTTTACGGAATGCGCATCGGCGAGGTTCGACGCATCCGGCTGTGCGATGTGGACTGGGAAAATCGCACGCTGACCATCCCGCTTACCAAACAGCGCCGGGCGCGGATCTGTCCTGTGATTCCAGCGCTTGCTGATGCAATCGAACGATACGTGCGGGAGGTGCGTCCGAAATGTGCTTATCAGGAACTCTTCCTGCGGCTCCACGCTCCCCATCGACCATTTACTCCAGGCGGGCTTTACGGAGTCGTCGGCGATCGCATGAAGCGGTTGAAAATAGAATCTCCGCGGACCGGCCCTCACAGCCTTCGACACGCCTGCGCTACGCACCTGCTTGCGCAGGGCCTGACGCTGACAGAGGTGGGAGGACATCTCGGGCACACTTCGGCTGACTCCACGCGGGTATACGCAAAGGTAGACATGCCCAGATTGCGCGAAGTGGCGGAGCTTGATCTTGGAGGTCTGCTATGA
- a CDS encoding ParB/RepB/Spo0J family partition protein, translated as MSKAVTAANNEYRNLPVAQLQESPTNTRRRFNEQTLMELAASFKTQGVLQPLVVRKIDDEKYEVVAGARRFRAAKLADLPTVPVRLVELSDAEAVEVQVVELSVAVKRLSFVSAALHVVDMSTTCRVGARGMCSKLTVGALQLSFQFLVLRFQLLDAKPQGRDYTLLRHEPTIS; from the coding sequence ATGTCGAAAGCTGTTACTGCCGCGAACAACGAATATCGCAACCTGCCTGTTGCCCAGTTGCAGGAATCACCCACTAACACGCGCCGCCGCTTCAACGAACAGACTTTGATGGAATTGGCGGCCAGTTTCAAAACCCAAGGCGTGCTACAACCGCTCGTGGTGCGCAAGATAGACGACGAGAAGTACGAAGTGGTGGCGGGAGCGAGGAGGTTCCGCGCGGCGAAGTTGGCTGACCTTCCCACCGTTCCCGTCCGCCTCGTAGAACTCAGCGATGCCGAGGCCGTCGAAGTGCAGGTTGTGGAGTTATCTGTAGCTGTCAAGAGACTTTCCTTTGTTTCTGCTGCTCTGCACGTCGTGGACATGTCCACGACGTGCAGAGTTGGAGCTCGGGGCATGTGTAGCAAGCTGACCGTAGGCGCGCTCCAGTTGTCCTTTCAGTTCCTCGTTCTCCGATTTCAGTTGCTTGACGCGAAGCCGCAGGGTCGCGATTACACGCTCCTGCGACATGAGCCGACGATTTCTTGA
- a CDS encoding tyrosine-type recombinase/integrase has product MDKRELLGPWLRRFLLEYAVHERNLSRNTQQSYRDTLTLLLPVVADRAEKPPDQRLVIDLSANRVRAFLAHLEQVRKVKISTRNQRLAAIHALARFIAEHSPQHVAWAGEVRTVPFKKTVRELVSYLDKHEVEALLAVPDRATSQGRRNYALLLFLYNSGARASEAANLRIGDLALDTRPPLAASVRILGKGGKVRQCPLWPKTAQELEQLVRNRSAEQRVFLNRRGEPLTRYGIYALIRTCTVQAAKRAPSLLSKRIGPHTLRHSTATHLLRAGVDLNTIRAWLGHVSLDTTQIYAEIDLEAKARALDRCQTPEMQKSTLEPIVGLMQFLRTI; this is encoded by the coding sequence ATGGATAAGCGCGAGTTGCTAGGGCCATGGCTCCGCCGGTTCCTTCTGGAATATGCCGTTCATGAGCGAAACCTGTCGCGCAACACGCAGCAAAGCTATCGTGACACGCTTACCTTGCTGCTTCCGGTCGTTGCGGATCGAGCAGAAAAGCCGCCAGATCAGCGGCTGGTCATCGATCTCTCAGCCAACCGGGTCCGTGCCTTCCTCGCTCATCTTGAGCAGGTTCGTAAGGTCAAAATCAGCACACGCAATCAACGGTTGGCTGCGATCCACGCGCTGGCGCGCTTCATCGCAGAGCATAGTCCTCAACATGTCGCATGGGCGGGAGAGGTGCGAACGGTTCCCTTCAAGAAGACGGTGCGAGAACTAGTCTCCTACCTCGACAAGCATGAGGTCGAAGCGCTGCTGGCTGTGCCGGATCGCGCAACTTCACAGGGGCGGCGGAACTATGCGCTGTTACTGTTCCTCTACAACTCGGGCGCGCGTGCCAGCGAGGCCGCCAATCTTCGTATCGGCGATCTGGCGCTGGATACGCGGCCTCCTCTGGCCGCCAGCGTTCGCATCCTCGGCAAAGGTGGGAAGGTGCGCCAATGCCCTCTGTGGCCCAAAACGGCGCAAGAACTGGAACAACTTGTAAGAAACCGCTCGGCGGAACAGAGGGTTTTCCTCAATCGACGTGGAGAACCGCTCACTCGCTACGGCATCTATGCACTCATCCGAACATGCACCGTTCAGGCGGCCAAGCGTGCGCCATCGTTGCTCTCGAAAAGGATCGGCCCGCACACACTGCGCCACTCCACGGCCACGCACTTGCTGCGGGCGGGCGTCGATCTGAACACCATCCGCGCATGGCTGGGACATGTGTCGCTCGATACGACGCAGATATATGCGGAAATCGACCTAGAAGCAAAAGCGCGTGCGCTTGACCGATGCCAGACGCCGGAGATGCAGAAGTCAACTCTGGAACCGATCGTAGGGCTGATGCAGTTCTTGCGAACGATCTGA
- a CDS encoding zf-HC2 domain-containing protein, with translation MNCLRVGSLLSTYLDGALEVSKARLVDAHLGTCDKCTAQLAGLKQTRTMLLSVGRKPAPGDLALKIKLAVSREAAILNQGPFSMVRFRLENALNAFMVPATAGLLSAIVFFGLLIGFFAIPSLNNDVPVQTMLYTPPELAMAPFGLSSSVSTDSVVLEAVVDPNGRVQDYRVLSSPDGVGMIDQQLKNMLIFTIFRPATSFGRPTTGRVILSFSHINVKG, from the coding sequence ATGAATTGCTTGAGAGTTGGATCGTTGTTGTCGACATATCTGGACGGCGCACTGGAGGTCAGCAAGGCGCGGTTAGTTGACGCGCATCTTGGTACATGCGATAAGTGCACGGCGCAGTTGGCGGGACTGAAGCAGACCCGCACCATGCTGCTTTCCGTCGGACGCAAGCCCGCGCCCGGCGATCTCGCGCTGAAGATCAAGTTGGCCGTATCGCGTGAAGCCGCGATCTTGAACCAGGGCCCGTTCTCGATGGTGCGGTTCCGTCTGGAAAACGCACTGAACGCCTTCATGGTGCCCGCAACGGCAGGATTGTTGAGTGCAATCGTTTTCTTCGGTCTTCTTATCGGCTTCTTTGCTATTCCTTCGCTCAACAATGATGTGCCGGTACAGACCATGCTCTACACGCCGCCCGAACTGGCGATGGCGCCCTTTGGACTGTCGAGCAGTGTCTCGACGGATTCAGTGGTGCTGGAAGCGGTGGTTGATCCAAACGGAAGGGTACAGGATTACCGCGTGCTCTCTTCCCCGGATGGGGTGGGCATGATCGATCAGCAGTTGAAGAATATGCTGATCTTCACGATTTTCCGGCCTGCGACTTCCTTCGGAAGACCGACGACCGGACGGGTGATTCTGTCGTTTTCGCATATAAACGTAAAGGGTTGA